Proteins co-encoded in one Xiphophorus couchianus chromosome 16, X_couchianus-1.0, whole genome shotgun sequence genomic window:
- the eef2kmt gene encoding protein-lysine N-methyltransferase EEF2KMT isoform X3 — translation MEFLDSELQSNKSSEFISELLKQTCLHPLCGKFPPSVRFRRIFLSELIKRQEAAGCDPLDELYDALAEVLGVEETLHCHKSYFLPTGDAISLLENVAVISEGTTGLVTWEAALYLAEWVLENPQVFTGRLVLELGSGVGLTGITVCRSCSPVRFVFSDCHAVVLEKLRENVRLNGLGGGKSPSVTVDQLDWTTAPEEQIRQIRPDTVIAADVVYDPEVAGSLADLLLKILKCSAAAEILICSTVRNPETYGGFKLRLEAAGLGHQVLTGPVGAVFPYNRLAPIELIKVFRVQED, via the exons ATGGAA TTTCTAGACAGCGAGCTgcagagcaacaagtcatcaGAGTTCATCTCAGAGCTGCTGAAGCAG acaTGTCTTCATCCTTTGTGTGGAAAGTTTCCACCATCGGTCCGATTCAGGAGGATTTTCCTCTCTGAGCTCATCAAACGG CAGGAGGCTGCAGGCTGCGATCCTCTGGATGAGCTGTACGACGCCCTGGCGGAGGTGCTGGGGGTGGAGGAGACGCTGCACTGCCACAAGAGCTACTTCCTG CCCACCGGAGACGCCATCAGCCTTCTGGAAAACGTGGCTGTGATCTCCGAGGGAACGACGGGCCTGGTGACCTGGGAAGCTGCTCTCTACCTGGCTGAGTGGGTTCTGGAGAACCCACAGGTGTTCACCGGCAG GTTGGTTCTGGAGCTGGGAAGTGGCGTCGGATTGACCGGAATCACTGTGTGCCGCTCCTGCAGCCCGGTCCGGTTCGTCTTCAGCGACTGTCACGCCGTGGTTCTGGAGAAACTCAGAGAAAACGTCCGTCTGAATGGCCTCGGCGGTGGGAAGAGTCCATCTGTCACGGTGGACCAGCTGGACTGGACGACGGCGCCGGAGGAGCAGATCCGCCAGATCCGACCCGACACGGTGATCGCTGCAG ACGTGGTGTACGATCCAGAAGTCGCAGGAAGTCTGGCGGATCTGCTGCTGAAGATCCTGAAATGTTCGGCGGCGGCGGAGATCCTGATCTGCTCCACCGTCAGAAACCCGGAGACGTACGGCGGCTTCAAGCTGCGGCTCG AGGCTGCAGGTCTGGGCCACCAGGTTCTGACCGGACCCGTCGGCGCCGTGTTTCCTTACAACCGGCTGGCTCCAATAGAACTCATCAAAGTGTTCAG agTCCAGGAAGACTGA
- the eef2kmt gene encoding protein-lysine N-methyltransferase EEF2KMT isoform X1, protein MGKQEVNKHTWKMALSEQKLIILRDFRASFFSMNRLASFPWTFLDSELQSNKSSEFISELLKQTCLHPLCGKFPPSVRFRRIFLSELIKRQEAAGCDPLDELYDALAEVLGVEETLHCHKSYFLPTGDAISLLENVAVISEGTTGLVTWEAALYLAEWVLENPQVFTGRLVLELGSGVGLTGITVCRSCSPVRFVFSDCHAVVLEKLRENVRLNGLGGGKSPSVTVDQLDWTTAPEEQIRQIRPDTVIAADVVYDPEVAGSLADLLLKILKCSAAAEILICSTVRNPETYGGFKLRLEAAGLGHQVLTGPVGAVFPYNRLAPIELIKVFRVQED, encoded by the exons ATGGGTAAGCAGGAAGTAAACAAACACACGTGGAAGATGGCGCTTTCAGAGCAGAAACTTATTATTTTAAGGGATTTTCGTGCCTCGTTTTTCTCCATGAACCGATTGGCTTCGTTTCCCTGGACG TTTCTAGACAGCGAGCTgcagagcaacaagtcatcaGAGTTCATCTCAGAGCTGCTGAAGCAG acaTGTCTTCATCCTTTGTGTGGAAAGTTTCCACCATCGGTCCGATTCAGGAGGATTTTCCTCTCTGAGCTCATCAAACGG CAGGAGGCTGCAGGCTGCGATCCTCTGGATGAGCTGTACGACGCCCTGGCGGAGGTGCTGGGGGTGGAGGAGACGCTGCACTGCCACAAGAGCTACTTCCTG CCCACCGGAGACGCCATCAGCCTTCTGGAAAACGTGGCTGTGATCTCCGAGGGAACGACGGGCCTGGTGACCTGGGAAGCTGCTCTCTACCTGGCTGAGTGGGTTCTGGAGAACCCACAGGTGTTCACCGGCAG GTTGGTTCTGGAGCTGGGAAGTGGCGTCGGATTGACCGGAATCACTGTGTGCCGCTCCTGCAGCCCGGTCCGGTTCGTCTTCAGCGACTGTCACGCCGTGGTTCTGGAGAAACTCAGAGAAAACGTCCGTCTGAATGGCCTCGGCGGTGGGAAGAGTCCATCTGTCACGGTGGACCAGCTGGACTGGACGACGGCGCCGGAGGAGCAGATCCGCCAGATCCGACCCGACACGGTGATCGCTGCAG ACGTGGTGTACGATCCAGAAGTCGCAGGAAGTCTGGCGGATCTGCTGCTGAAGATCCTGAAATGTTCGGCGGCGGCGGAGATCCTGATCTGCTCCACCGTCAGAAACCCGGAGACGTACGGCGGCTTCAAGCTGCGGCTCG AGGCTGCAGGTCTGGGCCACCAGGTTCTGACCGGACCCGTCGGCGCCGTGTTTCCTTACAACCGGCTGGCTCCAATAGAACTCATCAAAGTGTTCAG agTCCAGGAAGACTGA
- the eef2kmt gene encoding protein-lysine N-methyltransferase EEF2KMT isoform X2 — protein MGKQEVNKHTWKMALSEQKLIILRDFRASFFSMNRLASFPWTFLDSELQSNKSSEFISELLKQTCLHPLCGKFPPSVRFRRIFLSELIKREAAGCDPLDELYDALAEVLGVEETLHCHKSYFLPTGDAISLLENVAVISEGTTGLVTWEAALYLAEWVLENPQVFTGRLVLELGSGVGLTGITVCRSCSPVRFVFSDCHAVVLEKLRENVRLNGLGGGKSPSVTVDQLDWTTAPEEQIRQIRPDTVIAADVVYDPEVAGSLADLLLKILKCSAAAEILICSTVRNPETYGGFKLRLEAAGLGHQVLTGPVGAVFPYNRLAPIELIKVFRVQED, from the exons ATGGGTAAGCAGGAAGTAAACAAACACACGTGGAAGATGGCGCTTTCAGAGCAGAAACTTATTATTTTAAGGGATTTTCGTGCCTCGTTTTTCTCCATGAACCGATTGGCTTCGTTTCCCTGGACG TTTCTAGACAGCGAGCTgcagagcaacaagtcatcaGAGTTCATCTCAGAGCTGCTGAAGCAG acaTGTCTTCATCCTTTGTGTGGAAAGTTTCCACCATCGGTCCGATTCAGGAGGATTTTCCTCTCTGAGCTCATCAAACGG GAGGCTGCAGGCTGCGATCCTCTGGATGAGCTGTACGACGCCCTGGCGGAGGTGCTGGGGGTGGAGGAGACGCTGCACTGCCACAAGAGCTACTTCCTG CCCACCGGAGACGCCATCAGCCTTCTGGAAAACGTGGCTGTGATCTCCGAGGGAACGACGGGCCTGGTGACCTGGGAAGCTGCTCTCTACCTGGCTGAGTGGGTTCTGGAGAACCCACAGGTGTTCACCGGCAG GTTGGTTCTGGAGCTGGGAAGTGGCGTCGGATTGACCGGAATCACTGTGTGCCGCTCCTGCAGCCCGGTCCGGTTCGTCTTCAGCGACTGTCACGCCGTGGTTCTGGAGAAACTCAGAGAAAACGTCCGTCTGAATGGCCTCGGCGGTGGGAAGAGTCCATCTGTCACGGTGGACCAGCTGGACTGGACGACGGCGCCGGAGGAGCAGATCCGCCAGATCCGACCCGACACGGTGATCGCTGCAG ACGTGGTGTACGATCCAGAAGTCGCAGGAAGTCTGGCGGATCTGCTGCTGAAGATCCTGAAATGTTCGGCGGCGGCGGAGATCCTGATCTGCTCCACCGTCAGAAACCCGGAGACGTACGGCGGCTTCAAGCTGCGGCTCG AGGCTGCAGGTCTGGGCCACCAGGTTCTGACCGGACCCGTCGGCGCCGTGTTTCCTTACAACCGGCTGGCTCCAATAGAACTCATCAAAGTGTTCAG agTCCAGGAAGACTGA
- the alg1 gene encoding chitobiosyldiphosphodolichol beta-mannosyltransferase, with product MAPCGSTVALLSVFSAAFAVFVSCCVAGSGVTCPAVCLAVAAGILSMCWRRLRQRDAASDRRVCVLVLGDIGRSPRMQYHALSLSKHRYQVTFVGFLDSKPHQDVLKEEKIRIVGISEVKGLRVGPKLLTYVTKTMVQAVQLLHVLLSMELQAHILMQNPPGLPGIAVAWLVCVLRGSTFIIDWHNYSYTIMALSLGASHPLVRLAKRYEHLFGPLASHSLCVTNAMKDDLKKNWGVEATTLYDRPASIFRETPLDLQHQLFLKMADTQPQFRASGSDSRETEETVFTVRNPGDGGVTLRSDRPALLISSTSWTEDEDFSILLDSLQEYEGFIAGGAPLPSLVCVITGKGPQKEHYKKLISSLRLERVKICTPWLEAEDYPLLLGSADLGVCLHKSSSGLDLPMKVVDMFGCCLPVCAVHFHCLQELVEHEVNGLIFRDSAELAQQLKSLLSEFPSSDGRLGVFRRNLRASRGQRWDDNWDQNVLPLLAAPR from the exons ATGGCGCCGTGCGGTTCCACCGTGGCGCTACTTTCCGTGTTTTCTGCCGCTTTTGCGGTCTTTGTTTCGTGTTGTGTGGCGGGCTCCGGTGTCACCTGTCCGGCTGTCTGCCTGGCTGTGGCAGCCGGGATCCTGTCGATGTGTTGGCGGAGGCTGCGGCAGCGGGACGCCGCTTCGGACCGGCGGGTCTGCGTCCTGGTGCTGGGGGACATCGGACGCAGTCCTCGGATGCAGTATCACGCTCTGTCCCTCAGCAAACACCGGTACCAGGTCACTTTTGTCGGGTTTTTAG ACTCGAAGCCCCATCAGGACGtgctgaaggaggagaagaTCCGGATAGTCGGCATCTCAGAGGTTAAAGGTCTTCGAG TCGGACCAAAACTCCTGACCTACGTGACGAAGACGATGGTCCAGGCGGTGCAGCTGCTTCACGTTCTGCTGTCCATGGAGCTGCAGGCGCACATCCTGATGCAG aaTCCTCCTGGGCTGCCTGGGATTGCGGTGGCGTGGCTCGTGTGCGTTCTGCGCGGCAGCACCTTCATCATCGACTGGCACAACTACAGCTACACCATCATGGCTCTGAGCCTCGGAGCGTCGCATCCTCTGGTCCGACTCGCCAAGCG GTATGAACACCTGTTCGGCCCTCTGGCCTCCCACAGCCTGTGTGTGACGAACGCCATGAAGGACGACTTGAAGAAAAACTGGGGCGTCGA GGCAACCACTCTGTACGACCGGCCGGCCTCCATCTTCAGAGAGACTCCTCTGGATCTGCAGCACCAACTCTTCCTCAAGATGGCCGACACTCAGCCACAGTTCAGAGCCTCAGG GTCCGACTCTCGGGAGACGGAGGAGACCGTCTTTACCGTCCGTAACCCGGGCGACGGTGGCGTGACCCTGAGGTCGGACCGGCCGGCTCTGCTGATCAGCAGCACCAGCTGGACGG aggACGAAGATTTCTCCATCCTGCTGGATTCTCTGCAAG AGTACGAAGGCTTCATCGCAGGAGGAGCGCCGCTGCCATCGCTAGTCTGCGTCATCACAG GAAAAGGTCCTCAGAAGGAACACTACAAGAAGCTGATCTCCTCGCTGCGTTTGGAGCGCGTGAAGATTTGCACGCCGTGGCTGGAGGCCGAGGATTACCCGCTGCTGCTGG GTTCAGCAGATCTGGGCGTCTGCCTCCACAAGTCGTCCAGCGGTCTGGACCTGCCCATGAAGGTGGTGGACATGTTCGGCTGCTGTCTTCCTGTCTGCGCCGTCCACTTCCACTG CCTGCAGGAGTTGGTGGAGCACGAAGTGAACGGTTTGATCTTCAGGGACTCTGCAGAACTCGCCCAGCAGCTCAAG TCTCTCCTCTCAGAGTTTCCCAGCTCAGACGGCAGACTGGGAGTTTTCCGGAGGAACCTCCgtgccagcagggggcagcgctGGGACGATAACTGGGACCAGAACGTTCTGCCTCTGCTGGCGGCACCCAGATGA
- the c16h16orf89 gene encoding UPF0764 protein C16orf89 homolog has protein sequence MRTAALRPAAALVLFGAALCASRAEVIDDLLGSLSRGVSFLERQHEHINLDGAVGFVMLQAELKEAVRTWPHTDPVSWAQRTAAVALLSRLDQSLDKAVAALRLNDPKYYREFEPLLTWTFWMIPQEWRSTDPSLVYPSTLTSECYDEQLSDKCLTLLLGTWKMNGTPCIVTKPCRDTMTRFGCPHYSLSHQLLYFMIGRMRGCNNLLKGDTRASRANMTEQNYQDIFCSNMMKANQDIVANGLTEQTVDIFIENILICGLAGFSDFHKTDWLQHILRLQDDEVGCFGRDKSFVSQIIGDELLEQLQPHRRVKRREKILPDGCSSHMTAVAVGALGGYLNFHLTEQDITKRPLS, from the exons ATGCGGACTGCGGCGCTCCGACCGGCCGCGGCGCTGGTTCTGTTCGGCGCAGCGCTGTGCGCCAGTCGGGCCGAGGTGATCGATGACTTGCTGGGCAGCCTCTCCCGCGGGGTGTCCTTCCTGGAGCGGCAGCATGAGCACATCAACCTGGACGGGGCGGTGGGCTTCGTCATGCTGCAGG CCGAGCTGAAGGAAGCGGTCCGGACCTGGCCGCACACGGACCCGGTCAGCTGGGCTCAGAGGACCGCCGCCGTTGCTCTGCTCAGCCGCCTCGATCAAAGCCTGGACAAGGCTGTCGCCGCCCTGAGGCTCAACGACCCCAAATACTACAGAG AGTTTGAGCCGCTGCTGACTTGGACGTTTTGGATGATTCCTCAGGAGTGGCGCTCTACGGATCCCAGCCTGGTTTATCCCTCAACTTTGACCTCTGAGTGTTACGACGAGCAGCTGAGCGATAAGTGCCTGACGCTGCTGCTGGGGACCTG GAAGATGAACGGGACGCCCTGCATCGTCACCAAGCCCTGCCGGGACACCATGACCCGCTTCGGTTGCCCACATTACTCCCTGTCCCACCAGCTCCTCTACTTTATGATTGGCCGAATG AGAGGTTGCAACAACTTGTTGAAAGGTGACACCCGAGCGTCCCGAGCCAACATGACCGAACAAAACTACCAAGACATTTTCTGCTCCAACATGATGAAGGCTAACCAGGACATCGTCGCTAACGGTTTAACCGAACAAACGGTCGACATCTTCATTGAAAACA tcCTGATTTGTGGGTTAGCTGGTTTTTCCGACTTCCATAAAACCGACTGGCTGCAGCACATCCTCAGGCTGCAAGACGACGAAGTCGGTTGTTTTGGGAGGGACA AAAGCTTCGTCTCGCAGATTATTGGAGATGAGctgctggagcagctgcagcctcACCGGAGAGTAAAACGGAGGGAGAAAATACTTCCTG ACGGTTGCTCCAGTCACATGACGGCGGTGGCGGTGGGAGCTCTGGGAGGATACCTGAACTTTCACCTGACAGAGCAGGACATAACGAAGAGGCCGCTGTCCTGA